In the genome of Pseudarthrobacter sp. IC2-21, one region contains:
- a CDS encoding SDR family oxidoreductase, with protein MSIVITGATGQLGRHVVEALLRHDVPAAQIVAAGRSVGKLADLEARGVQVRAMDYTDPASVASALEGATKVLLISGSEVGQRVEQHRTVIEAAKAAGVELIAYTSIANADTTGMKLAAEHQVTEGILKDSGVPFVLLRNGWYLENYTEQLQGALAQGALAGSAGEGRVSAASRLDYAEAAAAVLVAGDQAGKVYELGGDHAFTLAELAQEISTAANQPVAYQDLPASDYAGLLAGFGVPQAFADILADSDLGIARGDLLVSGSDLRELIGRPTTPMPAAVRSALAAV; from the coding sequence ATGAGCATCGTTATTACCGGAGCAACCGGCCAGCTTGGCCGCCACGTTGTCGAAGCCCTTCTGCGGCATGACGTTCCCGCCGCGCAGATCGTGGCCGCGGGCCGTTCTGTTGGAAAGCTGGCCGACCTTGAAGCGCGGGGCGTGCAGGTCAGGGCGATGGACTACACGGACCCCGCCTCCGTGGCGTCGGCCCTCGAAGGTGCCACCAAAGTCCTGCTGATCTCAGGCAGCGAGGTGGGCCAGCGGGTTGAGCAGCACCGCACTGTCATCGAGGCCGCCAAGGCTGCGGGGGTGGAGCTCATTGCCTATACGAGCATCGCCAATGCTGATACCACCGGGATGAAGCTGGCCGCGGAGCACCAGGTCACCGAGGGCATCCTCAAGGATTCCGGCGTTCCGTTCGTCCTCCTGCGCAACGGCTGGTATCTCGAAAATTACACGGAGCAGCTGCAGGGAGCCCTGGCCCAGGGCGCGCTTGCCGGCAGTGCAGGCGAAGGCAGGGTCAGTGCCGCCTCCCGGCTGGACTACGCCGAGGCTGCCGCCGCCGTCCTCGTCGCCGGGGACCAGGCCGGCAAGGTTTACGAGCTCGGCGGTGACCACGCCTTCACGCTCGCGGAACTGGCTCAGGAAATCAGCACCGCCGCCAACCAGCCGGTGGCTTACCAGGACCTTCCGGCGAGCGACTACGCCGGCCTCCTTGCCGGCTTCGGCGTGCCGCAGGCCTTCGCCGATATCCTCGCCGATTCGGACCTCGGCATTGCCCGCGGCGACCTTCTGGTGAGCGGTTCGGACCTTCGCGAACTGATCGGCCGGCCCACGACGCCGATGCCAGCTGCCGTGCGTTCCGCGCTCGCCGCCGTCTAA
- a CDS encoding DinB family protein: MDEKETLHHYLRVRRDNLLGKLDGLSEYDVRRPLTPTGTNLLGLVKHAASTELGYFGEVFGRPSGRHLPWLDEDASPDADLWVPADESRDNIVELHHFAAAHSDTTVKALPLDSPGLVPWWPEERRQVTLHQILVHMVAERAHHLGHADILRELIDGSAGQRPGDPNLTPRSPEEWSAHRAAIEAAARQA, encoded by the coding sequence ATGGACGAGAAAGAGACGCTGCATCATTACCTGCGCGTCCGGCGGGACAACCTCCTCGGCAAGTTGGACGGGCTGAGTGAGTACGATGTCCGCCGGCCGCTCACTCCCACCGGCACCAACCTGCTGGGTCTCGTCAAGCATGCGGCGAGCACCGAGCTTGGCTATTTCGGCGAGGTCTTCGGCCGTCCCAGCGGGCGACACCTCCCGTGGCTGGACGAGGATGCCAGCCCGGATGCGGATCTGTGGGTACCCGCCGACGAAAGCCGGGACAACATTGTGGAGCTTCACCATTTCGCCGCAGCCCACAGCGACACCACGGTCAAGGCACTCCCATTGGATTCGCCCGGCTTGGTGCCATGGTGGCCTGAGGAGCGTCGACAGGTCACGCTGCACCAGATCCTGGTCCACATGGTTGCTGAGCGGGCCCACCATCTGGGTCATGCGGACATCCTTCGTGAACTCATCGACGGCAGCGCTGGACAGCGGCCAGGGGACCCCAACCTGACACCGCGCAGCCCTGAAGAGTGGTCCGCGCATCGTGCCGCCATCGAAGCTGCGGCGAGGCAGGCATGA
- a CDS encoding 3-hydroxybutyrate dehydrogenase: protein MENTLNGRKALVTGGASGIGAACVRELAARGAKVVVADVDAAGAAALADEVGGTSWAVDLLDVDRLGTLSLDCDILVNNAGIQRISPIEEFDPAEFRRIIALMLEAPFLLIRAALPHMYTNGFGRIINLSSVHGIRASPFKSAYVSAKHGLEGLSKVTALEGGEHGVTSNCVNPGYVRTALVEKQITDQAKVHGIPESEVLAKVMLTESAIKRLVEPAEVASLVAWLASDHAGMVTGASYTMDGGWSAR from the coding sequence ATGGAAAACACACTGAACGGCCGCAAGGCACTTGTCACCGGCGGCGCCAGCGGAATCGGCGCCGCGTGTGTCCGGGAGCTCGCTGCCCGCGGGGCGAAGGTGGTGGTAGCCGACGTCGACGCCGCCGGCGCCGCCGCACTCGCCGACGAAGTGGGCGGCACCTCCTGGGCTGTTGACCTGCTGGACGTGGACAGGCTCGGCACCCTGAGCCTGGACTGCGACATCCTGGTGAACAACGCCGGGATCCAGCGGATCAGCCCCATCGAGGAGTTTGATCCGGCCGAATTCCGCCGGATCATCGCCCTCATGCTGGAGGCGCCGTTCCTGCTGATCCGGGCCGCCCTGCCGCACATGTACACCAACGGGTTCGGTCGCATCATCAACCTGTCCTCGGTGCACGGGATCCGTGCCTCCCCGTTCAAGAGCGCGTACGTATCCGCCAAGCACGGCCTGGAAGGGCTGAGCAAGGTGACGGCGCTTGAAGGCGGGGAGCACGGCGTCACCTCCAACTGCGTGAACCCGGGCTATGTCCGGACAGCGCTGGTAGAGAAACAAATCACTGACCAGGCCAAAGTGCACGGAATACCCGAGTCAGAGGTACTGGCCAAGGTCATGCTCACCGAGTCCGCCATCAAGCGGCTGGTGGAACCGGCCGAGGTGGCTTCCCTGGTGGCCTGGCTGGCATCCGATCACGCCGGCATGGTCACCGGGGCCAGCTACACCATGGACGGCGGCTGGTCCGCGCGCTAG
- a CDS encoding amino acid permease, with the protein MQQAAATQDTASHDASPAEHATEGTAVGRVLQGTLNRGLNVRHIRFMALGSAIGTGLFYGSASAIQKAGPAVLLAYIIGGAAVFMVMRALGEMAVRHPVSGSFGQYASRYLGPLAGFVTGWTYVFEMAIVAIADVTAFSIYMGFWFPEVDRWIWILAIIFFLAALNLLSVKVFGELEFWFSLIKVAAIVAMIAGGAAIITFGFQAGGSTVAPGLGNLVEHGGIFPNGFEGLLASFAVVMFAFGGIETLGITAGEAADPKKVIPKAVNTVPVRVLLFYVLTLGVLMSLFPWNEIGTNGSPFVQIFSGLGIPAAPHILNAVVITAALSAINSDIFGAGRILFGLSGQGHAPAVFGKVSRHGVPWMTVVMMAGILLVGVVLNAVIPEGVFILIASIATFATVWVWVMILASHVAMKREIARKGLPASEFPSPWWPAASVVTIAFMALVIGVLGAFEDTRVALYVGAVWLGLLLLAYRLWVKGNGRRRAELVDETSPLPVVTSRAQRSLT; encoded by the coding sequence ATGCAGCAAGCAGCCGCCACGCAAGACACAGCCAGCCACGACGCAAGCCCAGCCGAACACGCCACGGAGGGCACCGCCGTCGGGCGCGTCCTGCAGGGCACCCTGAACCGCGGACTTAACGTCCGGCATATCCGCTTCATGGCACTCGGCTCGGCCATTGGTACGGGGCTGTTCTACGGCTCCGCCTCAGCGATCCAAAAGGCGGGGCCGGCCGTTTTGCTCGCCTACATTATTGGCGGCGCGGCCGTTTTTATGGTGATGCGGGCCCTCGGCGAGATGGCCGTGCGGCATCCTGTTTCCGGCTCGTTCGGCCAGTACGCCAGCCGATATCTCGGGCCGCTGGCGGGATTCGTGACCGGCTGGACGTACGTCTTTGAGATGGCCATCGTGGCGATCGCCGACGTGACAGCGTTCAGTATCTACATGGGGTTCTGGTTCCCCGAGGTGGACCGCTGGATCTGGATCCTGGCCATCATCTTCTTCCTGGCGGCCCTGAACCTGCTCAGCGTGAAAGTCTTCGGCGAACTGGAGTTCTGGTTCTCGCTGATCAAGGTGGCAGCCATCGTCGCGATGATCGCGGGCGGCGCGGCCATCATCACCTTCGGCTTCCAGGCCGGCGGTTCCACGGTGGCACCGGGGCTGGGAAACCTCGTGGAACACGGCGGAATCTTCCCCAACGGCTTCGAAGGCCTCCTGGCCTCGTTCGCCGTGGTGATGTTCGCGTTCGGCGGCATCGAAACCCTCGGCATCACCGCCGGCGAGGCCGCGGACCCCAAGAAGGTCATCCCCAAGGCCGTGAACACGGTGCCGGTCCGGGTCCTGCTGTTCTACGTCCTCACCCTTGGCGTCCTGATGAGCCTCTTCCCATGGAACGAGATCGGCACCAACGGCAGCCCCTTTGTGCAGATCTTCAGCGGCCTGGGCATCCCGGCGGCACCGCACATCCTCAACGCGGTGGTGATCACCGCCGCCCTGTCCGCCATCAACAGTGACATCTTCGGCGCCGGCCGCATCCTGTTCGGACTCTCCGGCCAGGGCCACGCGCCGGCGGTGTTCGGCAAGGTGTCCCGCCACGGCGTTCCGTGGATGACGGTGGTGATGATGGCCGGCATCCTGCTGGTGGGCGTTGTGCTGAACGCCGTCATTCCCGAGGGCGTGTTCATCCTGATCGCGTCGATCGCCACGTTCGCCACCGTCTGGGTGTGGGTCATGATCCTCGCGTCCCACGTGGCCATGAAACGGGAGATCGCGCGGAAGGGCCTGCCGGCGTCGGAATTCCCGTCCCCATGGTGGCCGGCAGCTTCCGTCGTCACCATCGCGTTTATGGCGCTGGTCATCGGCGTCCTGGGCGCCTTCGAGGACACCCGCGTGGCGCTGTACGTCGGCGCGGTCTGGCTGGGTCTGCTGTTGCTCGCGTACCGGCTTTGGGTCAAGGGGAACGGACGACGGCGGGCCGAGCTGGTGGACGAAACCTCACCGCTGCCGGTGGTCACCTCACGAGCCCAACGCTCTCTCACTTAA
- a CDS encoding MFS transporter, producing MSVEQRSADNAPGSASKGSGLKKIVAASMVGTVVEWYEFFLYATAATLVFGKYFFPATGNELDGIIQAFITYAVGFVARPLGGIVFGQIGDKLGRKPTLQLTIVIVGVATFLMGCLPGFADIGYAAPALLVALRFIQGFALGGEWGGAVLLVAEHSPNSKRAFWSSWPQAAVPVGNLLATLVLFIMSTTLSPEAFLGWGWRVAFWLSAVIVFVGYYIRTHVTEAPIFLEAKALVEKEQAVSYGVFEVVRKYPKGILQAMGLRFAENIMYYLVVSFAIVYLKSVHKYDTSSLLLALLIAHVIHFLIIPQIGRLADNIGRKPVYLIGAITGAAWPFFAFPMFDTRNAVMIVLAVTIGLCLHAFMYAGQPAIMAELFPTRMRYSGVSLGSQVTSIFAGSLAPLLATQWLKDTGSWVPTAIYLVIACAITVVAVLSLEETKGIALEDVDKADAAREGLLPASSR from the coding sequence ATGAGCGTAGAGCAGCGCTCGGCAGACAATGCCCCCGGATCCGCATCCAAGGGATCCGGCCTCAAAAAAATCGTCGCCGCCTCAATGGTGGGCACGGTGGTGGAATGGTACGAATTCTTCCTCTACGCCACCGCTGCAACCCTCGTGTTCGGGAAGTACTTCTTCCCCGCCACGGGCAACGAACTCGACGGCATCATCCAGGCCTTCATCACCTACGCGGTGGGCTTTGTGGCCCGCCCGCTCGGTGGCATCGTCTTCGGGCAGATCGGCGACAAGCTCGGCCGCAAACCCACCCTGCAGCTGACCATCGTGATCGTCGGCGTCGCCACGTTCCTGATGGGTTGCCTCCCGGGCTTCGCCGACATCGGCTACGCGGCCCCCGCCCTGCTGGTTGCCCTGCGCTTCATCCAGGGCTTTGCACTGGGCGGCGAATGGGGCGGCGCCGTGCTGCTGGTTGCCGAACACAGCCCCAACAGCAAGCGCGCCTTCTGGTCCAGCTGGCCCCAGGCCGCCGTCCCCGTGGGTAACCTGCTCGCCACGCTCGTGCTCTTCATCATGTCAACCACGCTGAGCCCGGAAGCGTTCCTCGGCTGGGGCTGGCGTGTGGCCTTCTGGCTCTCCGCCGTGATCGTGTTTGTTGGCTACTACATCCGCACCCACGTCACCGAAGCCCCCATTTTCCTCGAAGCCAAGGCCCTCGTGGAGAAGGAGCAGGCTGTCAGCTATGGCGTCTTCGAAGTGGTGCGCAAGTACCCCAAGGGCATCCTGCAGGCCATGGGGCTCCGGTTCGCGGAGAACATCATGTACTACCTGGTGGTCAGCTTCGCCATCGTCTACCTCAAGAGCGTGCACAAGTACGACACCTCCTCGCTCCTGCTCGCACTGCTGATCGCGCACGTGATCCATTTCCTGATCATCCCGCAGATTGGCCGGCTGGCGGACAACATAGGACGCAAGCCCGTCTACCTCATCGGTGCCATCACCGGTGCGGCCTGGCCGTTCTTCGCCTTCCCCATGTTCGATACCCGCAACGCCGTGATGATCGTCCTCGCCGTGACCATCGGCCTGTGCCTGCATGCGTTTATGTACGCCGGCCAGCCCGCCATCATGGCTGAACTGTTCCCCACCCGGATGCGCTACTCGGGTGTTTCGCTGGGCTCGCAGGTCACCTCCATCTTCGCCGGCTCACTTGCGCCGCTGCTGGCAACCCAGTGGCTGAAAGACACCGGCTCATGGGTGCCGACGGCCATTTACCTGGTGATTGCCTGCGCCATCACCGTTGTCGCCGTACTGAGCCTCGAGGAAACCAAGGGCATCGCCCTGGAGGATGTGGACAAGGCTGACGCCGCACGCGAAGGATTGCTTCCGGCAAGCTCACGCTGA
- a CDS encoding urocanate hydratase, translating to MAPADFTTGARPVKAARGTELTAKSWQTEAPLRMLMNNLDPEVAERPDDLVVYGGTGRAVRSWAAFDAITRTLETMEKDETLLVQSGKPVGVFRTNEWAPRVLLANSNLVGDWANWPEFRRLEAEGLMMYGQMTAGSWIYIGTQGILQGTFETFAAIARKLTGDENGTLAGTLTLTGGCGGMGGAQPLAVTLNEGACLIVDVDETRLRRRAGKRYLDEVETDLDAAIGKVLKAKQERRGWSVGYVGNAAEIFPEVLRRHNAGELTVDIVTDQTSAHDPLSYLPEGIPVAEWHREAEADPEGFTKKAQASMARHVQAMVEFQDAGAEVFDYGNSIRDEARKGGYARAFEFPGFVPAYIRPLFCEGLGPFRWVALSGDPEDIRVTDEAIKELFPGNKHLHRWIDAAQERVEFEGLPARICWLGYGDRAKAGLLFNRLVKEGKVKAPIVIGRDHLDSGSVASPYRETESMADGSDAIADWPLLNALLNTASGATWVSIHHGGGVGIGRSIHAGQVSVADGSDLAAQKLERLLTNDPGMGIIRHADAGYDRAVEVANERGVRIPMNENTK from the coding sequence ATGGCACCCGCCGATTTCACCACCGGTGCCCGCCCGGTCAAAGCAGCCCGCGGCACCGAGCTCACCGCCAAAAGCTGGCAGACCGAAGCCCCCCTCCGGATGCTGATGAACAACCTGGACCCCGAGGTCGCCGAACGCCCGGACGACCTGGTGGTCTATGGTGGCACCGGCCGCGCCGTTCGGTCCTGGGCCGCATTCGACGCGATCACCCGCACCCTGGAAACCATGGAAAAGGACGAGACCCTCCTGGTCCAGTCCGGCAAGCCGGTGGGCGTCTTCCGCACCAACGAATGGGCGCCCCGCGTGCTGCTGGCCAATTCCAACCTGGTGGGCGACTGGGCGAACTGGCCCGAGTTCCGCCGCCTCGAAGCCGAGGGCCTGATGATGTACGGCCAAATGACGGCAGGGTCCTGGATCTACATCGGCACCCAGGGCATCCTGCAGGGCACCTTCGAGACTTTCGCCGCGATCGCCCGCAAGCTCACCGGGGACGAAAACGGCACACTCGCCGGCACCCTCACCCTGACCGGCGGCTGCGGCGGCATGGGCGGCGCCCAGCCGCTCGCCGTCACCCTGAACGAAGGCGCCTGCCTGATTGTCGACGTCGACGAAACGCGCCTGCGCCGCCGTGCCGGAAAGCGTTACCTCGACGAGGTCGAAACCGATCTCGACGCCGCCATCGGCAAGGTGCTCAAGGCCAAGCAGGAGCGCCGCGGCTGGTCCGTGGGTTACGTCGGCAACGCCGCCGAAATCTTCCCCGAGGTCCTGCGCCGCCACAACGCCGGCGAACTCACCGTGGACATCGTCACGGACCAGACCTCCGCGCACGATCCGCTGAGCTACCTTCCCGAGGGCATCCCGGTGGCCGAATGGCACCGCGAAGCCGAAGCCGATCCCGAGGGCTTCACCAAGAAGGCCCAGGCTTCGATGGCCAGGCACGTCCAGGCCATGGTGGAATTCCAGGACGCCGGCGCCGAGGTGTTCGACTACGGCAACTCCATCCGCGACGAGGCCCGCAAGGGCGGCTACGCCCGTGCTTTCGAATTCCCCGGCTTCGTCCCGGCCTACATCCGGCCGCTGTTCTGCGAGGGCCTGGGCCCCTTCCGCTGGGTCGCACTCTCCGGGGACCCGGAAGACATCCGCGTTACGGACGAAGCCATCAAGGAGCTCTTCCCCGGGAACAAGCACCTGCACCGCTGGATTGACGCCGCCCAGGAACGCGTGGAGTTCGAAGGCCTCCCGGCAAGGATCTGCTGGCTGGGCTACGGCGACCGCGCCAAGGCCGGGCTGCTGTTCAACCGCCTGGTCAAGGAAGGCAAGGTCAAGGCGCCCATCGTGATCGGCCGCGACCACCTGGACTCCGGCTCCGTCGCCTCCCCGTACCGGGAAACGGAATCGATGGCGGACGGCTCCGATGCGATCGCCGACTGGCCCCTGCTCAACGCGCTGCTCAACACCGCCTCCGGCGCCACCTGGGTGTCCATCCACCATGGCGGCGGCGTGGGCATCGGCCGCTCCATCCACGCCGGCCAGGTCTCGGTCGCGGACGGCTCCGACCTCGCAGCGCAGAAGCTCGAGCGCCTGCTCACCAACGACCCCGGAATGGGCATCATCCGCCACGCCGATGCCGGCTACGACCGCGCCGTCGAGGTCGCCAACGAACGCGGCGTCCGCATCCCCATGAACGAAAACACGAAGTAG
- a CDS encoding helix-turn-helix transcriptional regulator, translating into MVKPTRVTNSIRRLRFERGEMTQAELAERVGVTRQTIIAIEQGRYSPSLEMAFQIAHVLGVRLEDAFHHPQHEGEAS; encoded by the coding sequence ATGGTGAAGCCAACCCGCGTCACCAACTCCATCCGCCGCCTCCGCTTCGAACGAGGCGAAATGACGCAGGCGGAGCTCGCCGAGCGCGTGGGTGTCACCCGCCAGACCATTATTGCCATCGAGCAGGGCCGGTATTCGCCCTCCCTGGAGATGGCCTTCCAGATCGCCCATGTCCTCGGCGTTCGGCTCGAGGACGCGTTCCACCACCCGCAGCACGAAGGAGAAGCATCGTGA
- a CDS encoding NAD(P)-dependent alcohol dehydrogenase, with protein MKAIVQDVYGDSDVLGLRDIPKPVPGNGEVLVKVRAAGVDQGVWHLMTGRPYLVRLFGFGLMKPKVPVRGREVAGVVESVGAGVTRFQPGDEVFGTCEGSFAEYVCAKETLLARKPANLAFEETAAAPISAVTALQAVRDAGQVTAGQKVLVIGAGGGVGSFAVQIAKDLGAEVTGVCSTGKVDLVRTLGADHVVDYTRDDFARAGALYDVIIDTAGNRPLSVLKRALAPQGTLVIVGGEGGGKVTGGFERSMAAPLASLFSGQKFKGLVAKENHQDLEALTALFEAGRVKPAVEKVYPLAEAPAAIAHLHEGRVRGKVVVRV; from the coding sequence GTGAAGGCTATCGTTCAGGACGTTTATGGAGATTCCGACGTGCTGGGGCTGCGGGACATTCCCAAGCCCGTGCCGGGCAATGGTGAGGTGCTCGTGAAAGTCCGTGCGGCCGGCGTGGACCAGGGCGTGTGGCACCTGATGACCGGGCGGCCATACCTGGTCCGGCTCTTCGGATTCGGGCTGATGAAGCCCAAGGTGCCGGTCCGCGGGCGGGAAGTGGCCGGCGTCGTCGAGTCCGTTGGCGCCGGAGTGACCCGCTTTCAGCCCGGTGATGAAGTGTTTGGCACGTGCGAAGGGTCGTTCGCCGAGTACGTTTGCGCGAAGGAGACGCTGCTGGCCCGTAAGCCCGCAAACCTGGCGTTCGAGGAAACGGCGGCTGCCCCCATTTCTGCTGTCACGGCCCTTCAGGCCGTGCGCGACGCCGGGCAGGTCACCGCCGGTCAGAAGGTCCTTGTCATTGGCGCGGGCGGGGGAGTTGGATCGTTCGCCGTGCAGATCGCCAAGGACCTCGGCGCAGAGGTCACGGGTGTTTGCAGCACAGGCAAAGTGGATCTGGTCCGGACGCTCGGTGCTGATCACGTGGTGGACTACACGCGTGACGACTTTGCCCGCGCCGGTGCCCTCTACGACGTCATCATCGATACCGCAGGCAACCGGCCGCTGTCCGTCCTGAAGCGCGCGCTCGCCCCGCAGGGAACGCTGGTGATCGTCGGCGGCGAAGGCGGCGGGAAAGTGACGGGCGGCTTTGAGCGATCCATGGCTGCGCCGCTGGCATCCCTATTCTCCGGCCAGAAATTCAAGGGCCTCGTCGCCAAGGAAAACCATCAGGATCTCGAAGCGCTGACGGCACTGTTCGAGGCGGGCCGCGTGAAGCCTGCCGTGGAGAAGGTCTACCCTCTCGCGGAAGCCCCGGCTGCCATCGCCCATCTGCACGAAGGACGCGTGCGAGGCAAGGTCGTGGTCCGGGTCTGA
- a CDS encoding LysR family transcriptional regulator, with protein MNANPDDLLVLLEVSRSGKFTTAAQALGLNHTTVSRRISALEKALGGRVLARAAGGWELTELGTEAVRVAERVEEAVSALGPAGTAPDPVAGVVRMTATDGFSAYIAAPAVARLRRAHPGLAVEVVTMTRRALQQRSGLDIEVVVGEPQVHRAEAVRLGEYMLGMYASRAYLAENGTPASVAELTEHPLVYFVDSMLQVDDLDAPRRLVPAMRDGLTSTNVFVHVEATRAGAGIGFLPCFMGDLHADLVRLLPDDFAELLPYWMVLRPDSMRRPAVAAVVQALREQTAVHREFLLGRGRA; from the coding sequence ATGAATGCCAACCCCGATGATCTGCTGGTCCTCCTCGAAGTGTCCCGTTCGGGGAAATTTACGACGGCGGCGCAGGCTTTGGGCCTGAACCACACCACCGTTTCACGCCGGATCTCCGCGCTGGAAAAAGCATTGGGTGGCCGGGTGCTGGCCCGCGCCGCGGGCGGCTGGGAACTGACGGAGCTGGGCACCGAGGCGGTGCGAGTGGCCGAACGGGTGGAGGAGGCGGTGAGTGCGCTGGGGCCGGCCGGAACGGCACCCGACCCGGTTGCCGGCGTCGTACGCATGACGGCGACGGACGGCTTCAGCGCGTATATCGCGGCACCGGCCGTGGCCCGGCTGCGCCGCGCCCATCCGGGCCTCGCCGTGGAAGTGGTGACCATGACCCGGCGGGCGCTGCAGCAGCGCTCCGGCCTGGACATTGAAGTGGTGGTGGGCGAACCCCAGGTCCACCGGGCCGAGGCCGTCCGGCTGGGCGAATACATGCTGGGCATGTACGCCTCGCGCGCATACCTGGCCGAAAACGGAACCCCGGCCAGCGTGGCGGAACTGACCGAGCACCCGCTGGTCTACTTTGTGGATTCGATGCTGCAGGTGGACGATCTTGACGCTCCGCGCCGGCTGGTCCCGGCCATGCGGGACGGCCTGACGTCAACGAACGTTTTTGTCCATGTGGAGGCCACCCGCGCCGGGGCCGGCATCGGCTTCCTGCCGTGCTTTATGGGGGACCTGCATGCCGACCTGGTCCGGCTGCTCCCCGACGACTTTGCCGAGCTCCTCCCCTACTGGATGGTCCTGCGGCCGGATTCGATGCGCCGCCCGGCCGTGGCCGCCGTCGTCCAGGCCCTTCGGGAGCAGACGGCTGTGCACCGGGAGTTTCTGCTGGGGAGGGGAAGGGCCTAA
- a CDS encoding IclR family transcriptional regulator: MAVTTAKATSKVPAAENTLRILKLLASKRGPMAASSIATALDLPRSSVYHLLGVMEANGFVLHLHEEQRYGLGISAFELSSAYSRQEPLSRLGRPLLASLVDVIGESAHLAVLHGRDVLYIVEERAKNRPSLVTDVGVRLPSHLTASGRAILAALPKSQVRALYPNAAAFTARHEVEGAIMKYSALSSHLDQVRQRGYATEHGEVTPGFGSIAAAVTDHVGWPTAAVAVTFLEDKLPADQWPALAARVQKVADELSARIHGRPGK; this comes from the coding sequence ATGGCAGTCACAACAGCGAAGGCGACGTCCAAAGTCCCCGCCGCCGAGAACACCCTTCGTATCCTCAAACTGTTGGCCTCGAAGCGAGGGCCAATGGCGGCGTCGAGCATTGCCACGGCGCTCGACCTGCCCCGTTCCAGCGTGTACCACCTCCTGGGCGTGATGGAGGCGAACGGATTTGTGCTCCACCTGCATGAGGAGCAGCGATACGGGCTCGGCATCAGCGCATTCGAACTGAGCTCGGCGTATTCGCGGCAGGAGCCGCTGTCCCGCCTGGGCCGGCCGCTGCTGGCTTCGCTGGTGGACGTGATCGGGGAGAGTGCCCACCTGGCGGTGCTCCACGGCCGGGACGTTCTGTACATCGTGGAGGAGCGGGCCAAGAACCGCCCGTCGCTGGTGACCGACGTCGGTGTCCGCCTTCCCAGCCACCTCACTGCCAGCGGGCGTGCCATCCTCGCGGCTCTGCCAAAGTCGCAGGTCCGGGCGCTGTACCCGAACGCCGCGGCCTTTACCGCCCGGCATGAAGTGGAGGGCGCCATTATGAAGTACTCAGCCCTGTCGTCGCACTTGGATCAGGTCCGGCAGCGCGGCTACGCCACAGAACATGGTGAAGTTACGCCCGGATTTGGCTCCATAGCGGCCGCCGTCACCGACCACGTGGGGTGGCCTACGGCAGCGGTGGCCGTCACTTTTCTGGAGGACAAGCTGCCGGCGGACCAGTGGCCCGCGCTCGCCGCCCGGGTACAAAAGGTGGCGGACGAGCTCTCGGCCCGAATTCACGGACGGCCCGGCAAATAA
- a CDS encoding helix-turn-helix domain-containing protein, with amino-acid sequence MEAQTFPARLPAGFADGVFPAGCPSRTVLDHITSKWGVLLLVALSEGEQRWSELRRRAEGVSEKMLAQTLKTLENDGLVLRRAQPVIPPRVDYSLTERGYELTALLVPLVAWAYNNAEQILKA; translated from the coding sequence ATGGAAGCACAGACATTTCCGGCCCGCCTGCCCGCGGGCTTTGCCGACGGCGTGTTCCCCGCAGGGTGCCCCAGCCGGACGGTGCTGGACCACATCACCAGCAAGTGGGGTGTGCTGCTTCTGGTGGCACTCTCCGAAGGTGAACAGCGCTGGAGCGAACTCCGGCGCCGCGCCGAAGGCGTCAGCGAGAAGATGCTGGCACAGACCCTGAAGACGCTGGAGAACGACGGCCTGGTGCTGCGCCGCGCCCAGCCGGTCATTCCACCCCGCGTCGACTACAGCCTCACGGAGCGCGGCTACGAACTGACGGCCCTGCTGGTTCCCCTCGTGGCCTGGGCCTACAACAACGCCGAGCAAATCCTGAAGGCCTAG